CATTGGTTTCCCCAGAATACATTCCCATCTTCCAACAACATGCAGGTGAAGGAATTCAGACGTGAACTGGATATGGTGCTTCTGTATTTCATAGTGGTTTTCCCTTCCATGACGCTGTATGGTTGCATTTTGAACACACTTCAAGGTCCCCTATTGATGGACATAAATACTGACAATGGAAATCTGGCTCTAATTCAGTGCtgacaaattctgctttttttcgAATATTTCACATTACACTGTCCATGTACTTTTTCATCTTATCATAGGAAGGACCTGTTGCTATGAAATGTTATGCATAACATTAAGttgaagaatttcagaaaatcaaaagagtaagaaaagtttttctgtgtaaaaactCACATATCTTTCTATTCAAGAGTATCAAGACCTTCAGACAACTAACTTTAAAATCCCCTACTCAGAGATCCAAATTCTCACACAGATTTCACAGTCTATTATGTATGACAGAACCATGGCTTTGAAGCAATGGATTATTTACAGTTTAGCAGAATTTCTTGGCAGTAATTCAGCTTTCTGTCATAAGACAGACCCACCTCCTCAGCTTTCCTCTCTGAGTGGATAAAAAACACCAGGCTCTCTGGCTTATTCCTAGGGAGCCACCTCTTTGAATGACAAAACACCAAACATTTCTATCTGTTTCCAGCTGTATTTCAGGTGGAAAGTAATTTTCCAAAACCAGCGAAGAAAAAGTAATTGCAAATAAAACACGCTCCTGCCCTCCTGCGCCACAGTTACCAGATCCTCACCAACAAGTGCCAAAATTCCCAGATCTCCCTTTAGCTATAGAATCACTTGGCAGCTACAGACACTTTGATATTTGGATCACTTGCCCTTTACGTAAAGGCTtacaaaccaaaataattcccaaaataaaaactacCATCCCGTGAGCATTTTGCTTGTCCATTAACCTCTCATTGGTTGATGACCTCTCCTTCACATTCCTGCCTTTTCTCAAGCATGGGTTACTTCAGACCTCACCCCTCTTAAGTCCTGTGCTCTGAGCTGAGGGTAACAGAGTCTGTGTCCTACTCACTCAGCTGCAGATGGAAACTCCACTTCTGGCTGGATGGATTCTTTCCTTTCTATGGCTCACCCTGAATATTTTAACTGAAAGGGATAATTTGACACAATTTTACTTCCAAGAAAATCCTGGTTAAAATACATGTTCACAGAGAACTTGATAGTGACCAGAAAAGCTAATGGTATATAGAAGTCTGATTACTTGGCggatatttttgtttccaaaatatctctaaaaaaaaaagctggatttcTATTTTGTAAATATGCATTCCTGCCATGTTTCTTTTAGATAGAAAAGCAGGATACAGAGAGACTATCTAGTAATTTATAGAAATTACCTGCTGATGATGATACACATATTTAATGTTTGTATCATCCTGAATCTTGGAATTCTATGTCAAATAAAACAATATGTGCTACCTTTTCTCAGCAGCATAAAACAATCCAAGCTGGGACTGCTTTTCTCCCAGGACACATCTTGTTCTGCACAGTGGGTCTCCAGGCTGGTTGATGGAAGTGAAATGCCTGGAAactgcttgctttcttctttttcctttcttttttttttttcctgttagttTTTGCAAAAATCACCCATATGAATCCACCCCACACCTGACTCCTGAACCCTATAAGAGCAAAAGAGACAGACAGGCAGGGAGAAGAACGACCATATCAGCTTCAACCCAGATTTCCCAGGTCCAACTCATGAAGATGGACAGAAGAGGAATGATAAAGCAGAGGACAGAAGGTTGTATCAATACCCATGCGTTAACTCTCTTGCCGAAACTGTTTGCCACCTAGTGGTTTGCTGGCCTCCTAAAAGTACAATCTTAAAAATAGTAAAGAATTGGAGGatataattacaaaaaaaaaaagttcctcaATGTGCAAGAAcctatacaaaaaaaaaccccaccatacAAGAAAAGATGAAGCACCTCTTCCAGAGAATGAATATCCCACAGaaacaagcaacaaaaattTGTACATAACCAAGGTGAGATTCTGAGAGAAAATAGGTAAACACCTATTATAGTTtgtagtttttctcttttatttcactGTGCTGCTCTTATTTCATAGAGAAATCCTGACCTAATTTGCTTCACCATTTTCTTCAAGCTTGCCCACCCAAAATTGTACATTATATAGAAATTATGAGGGAATTAGAGGGGTTCTGTGTTTAGGGGTGGGGGAtgtcagggagcagcaagaTTTAGCTGCTTTGCAACAGAAGGTGTACTAGAAACTAAGCACAATACCGAGGCAGGTGAAAGTAGTCACTTCATCAACAAGGAGCCAGGATGTGGAGCAGCAACCCAGGGCCAAGATTAGATCGAGAGACAGTGGTCAGGATCAGACATGGCCCATATGGTCACCCAGCAGGGCTGCAATGGCAAGGCACATCTGAGGCCAAGCCAGGATGCCAAGTCAGCAAGTCTGGATGAGGGCCAGACGCGTGGAGATGCGAGGCAGCGTGAagagagctgctgcacagctgcactgcagcacaggTAAGGGCCAGTGCAAAGCCACGGCTTAAAGGTGGCTCTCAGGGAGAGACAGGCCCTTGCTGCTGTCTCTCTTTTGTCACAGCTGCTCTTATCAGGGAAGAAACTGACCTTGGACTCTGCCAGCTAAACTTCTGCAAAGGGGTAACGTGCTCAGGGCCACGGCAGTCAGAGGTCTGGAACAGAGCTATGGAACACATCCAACACAGGGGAAGCAGGAATTGGCCTTTTTTGTTAAAATGGCACATGACTGAAAACCACACATAAAAGTAGATGGAAGCAAAGTTCAAAGACCTTACTCTGTTCAGCTTGGGCAAACCAAGGACTCTTGCTGTTAATGATGGCTTCATTAATGAGAAGCAACAAAGGACATCTAGGTTATTAACTGACCACACTGATTTAAAGCTCACTGATTTGAGGCTACTGATTTAATTTGTACATGAAAAAAAGATCAAACACAATCATAGGATGTATCAGGGTCATACGGATACAGGGACACTCAGACTCATCCTCTATCAGGGACACACTATGAGACTTGAAGTTAATGTACTAACTAGTCACCCGTGTTTAAGAACAGGCAATTCAAACTAACATATACACAAATGGCTCAGTGGGATAACCAGGAGGACAGTGAGAGTTTCCTGTATTATGGAAGGAGACTAGTAACAGCAGAGGCTAAAATAAAAGGGCTGGAGGAGGTACAACAAATGATGGGTGAACATCGCAAAgaacaaaatctgttttaatttgtgagcagccctggctgtggaAAATTGGCATAAATATTTCTATACTcagaattaaattaataaaatagatTAATTGAAATTTGATAAATAATTAGGCTTTCTCCACTtccaaaaaatgaaatttttggaCTGTTTTTCAGTGCAGTTAATACCAGCAAGAAAACTTTAAGAAATGgataaattattctttatttagTTACTTGAGTTGAATGTGACAGCAAAGGTTTACATTAGAAGGTCCAGAGGGTCCCTTTCAGGCTTATTTCCAGCATTAACCATTAATTTACAACAGGCAGCCTTCTGGTTGAAGTCAAACTAGATTATGTGATCTTTTGTAAAGCTCTTTTGGCTTTACAATATTAGACGTCCAGCTGGAACTGTATGTATTTAGCTGTATAGTGCCTTAAGATTATGCATATATAACCCCATGCTGTAGTGACGGCACTGAAATAAACTGCATTATTCATGGCCACATTCTCTTGTGTTGCAAAAGAGTGAAACCCAAAGAAAATGAGATCAGCGTGGTATTTGGATCACTTGGTTTATGGACAGACAGTTTGGAGACTCTTGACAATTCCACCAGGACATTTCCACCAGAACCTACTCTTCTccttaaagaaaatacagaagttcaAGTTTATATTAACTCCCTCTTCAATCTTATTCTGATGCAAGAAAATTATAAGGCATCAAGAATAATCTTAGCAACCTCAAGTGTATCAGAAGTatcatttcctcctctttttctccattcatttccattcccatttgaaagaattatttcaaagtAATTGTTCATTTCTTCCTTATTCACTTAGAACTCTCCAGTCAGGGTGTGCTGGAATGAAGGGTATCTAGATAACCATCTGATCAAAACTAGCAGAGGCAAGTTAAGCCTGCATGTGCAGTCTGTGATTGCTCaggaaatttcaaaatttcctGTGGCACATGCTGGTACTTAAGCCATTCACCATGAATGTTTACTGCCTGCTAGACCCTCTGACAGCAGCACTTCTGTCCATTTGCTGATGCCCGTGTTGTAGAGGTTGGATCTTCTGTTGTAAGAAATAATAATGAGGAACTGGGAATTTCTCTATGGTCCTGCTTGGACAGCATAGGTGGACGGCTCAGActccccagctgccagctccactTCCCTGGGAGTTCCACATTATTATAAGCTGTTTCAAGGGGGTCCCAGGTAGCATCGAccacctgcccagcctggagctggagccCACTCCCCCACGGGCCAGGCCTCTGAAAGGAACGAGACAGATTTGTCTTTATAAACAAACCATGGGTCTGCTGCTAGGTAAAAGCTGGATACTGAGAGGTCGAAGAAACAATGGGAGGAATTCCACTGACTGAGGAAAGGAGTGAGAgggatttgtctttacaaacaaactgtgggtTTGCTGATAGGTAAAGATGGATgctgagagatgaaagaagcaatggaaGGAGccataaattccataggaaaagaaaaatggggggGGTATACATTAGAAGGGCGTCTGCATTAAGCAATTCGGGAAGCCggtacctctcaagtacctcagccaatggggaaagagagagggaaatgcagtcgggaaattaggataaataGGAGGCTGCGCCCTCCAAAAATTTGAGACACCCCAGGGGAATGCCCCATGGCGTCTCCCTTTGTTCGAATTaagtaacaggactcctctgtctcctttttggacataaacctctggtgtttgtgcattaattttcctgacaccTCCCAAAAGGGCATTTGGGATGTAGTGACGACCCGCTGGGTGACGCCTCCACTGCGTGTCAGCGCCGAATCCTTGCTGTGACACGAAGCCGCTCGTGGGCCCAGCCGGGCAGGCGGTCAGCCCACGGCGGGCTCCACGCCGCCCCGGAAGCCGAGAGCCAGCGCCGGgccccgggggcggggcgggtCAGCACGAGGGCAGCAGCGGGGAGGGACGGCCCTCGCGCGGGTCCCGCCCCGCGCCTCTCCCGCGGCGCCCCGCCCCTCCGCACTTTGCGTAACCCCGCGGTCAcgccggcgggggcgggccgCGCACTGCGTAAACGGCTGCGAGAATCGCCGCCGCGCGCGCCGCGGGCGTAAGCGGCGGGACTTTGCCCCCGCCCCGAGCCCCAGCGCTCCCGTCCCGCCGCCATGGCCACCCCGGGGCCGGCGCGGCTCCtccgggccgccgccgccgcttcctCCCGCCGCTGGCTTTTCTCCTCCACCTCGCCGGCAGCGGGGCCGAGGCCGGGCTCCGCTagcgccgccgctgccgggaGGACAGCGCGGCCGTTCAGCCTCTCTGCCCGGGCGGTGCTCAGGTAAGGGGGTCGCAGCCCGGAGGCGCCGGGCGGGCTCCCCGGGGCGGCGGTCCGGAGGAGCCGGACCGTCGGGCCTCGGCGCTGAGGGCAGCCAGCGGCTGTCCGTGGCACGGGCCGCCCGAGCCGGGCTAGCGCGGGGTAACCTTCCCGCGGAGCTCCTGGCTGGTCCCGGCCCCCTCCGCCCCTCACCGCGCCTGCTCTCGCTGTCCCGCCGGCGGCTGCTTGGCGGTGGCGCTCTGGGGGGCCCTTCCCCCGAGCTGTGCCCCGTAGGGCTGTGCTGGGCGAGGCCCCGCACCGGGCGCGGGTGAGGCTCAGGGTCGGTGTGACCTGGAACTCCGTTGAAATGGCTTGTAACGTTACGGACGCTAAACCAGGGCTCCTGATGCTCAGACTGGTTTTCTGAGAGATTGTGACCTTATTAAACttgcactttttcttttttccttttttttttttttttttttttttttttttttttttgtttggttttttttttccccccgtgAAAGTCTGGCTGGGCTTGTGGTAAAAGTACAGCATATATCAGAGAGATCCTCATACTTAAAGTCTCTTCTGCCTTTGGTATAGTTCTTCTGTACTGAAGAGCACTTTTACATCTTTCTTTATGGAACGACTGGGCGTGacacttagtgccatggtctagctGACATGATCATGTTTGGTAAtagcttggacttgatgatttcagaggtcttttccaacctaattgattctgtggtCAGATCTAAATGTGCAGagctcctcctctcctcacCAGTATGTATGAGTAGGTGTTTCAGAATGCTTTACATCTGTGGGCATTAAATATTCTACAGTCCACAGCTGTAGTTTTGATGCTTATTACATGTAGTCACAGACTATATATGCACAGCCTCCTGGCATGTAGTTTGTATATTCAAAGATAGGTCAGAGTCTACAGCTAActttaagtatttaaaatgcagaagtttTAAAAGCTTGATGTACTTGGTTGCCACAGAAGTTTTCTTGACTTGGAACAGGACCTGCAGTCAGCAGCCCAGGATCAGGGGTCTAGCCTGGCCTGTTTCCACAAGGTTGGGATAATGCCCTCGACATCAAAACTGTCTCAATACTTTGCTTTTAAACTCTGCTGTAGGTGATCTTTGACTTTGTTCCAGCAGATAATTTAATATGGAGAGAGAGACTTTTCTAGCCTAGGACTCCCATATGAGATGAATTTGCTAGTCAGATCTCTTCTCTGAGGGATCCTGCTGGTAATCAGTTGATTTTGAGATCCCTGCTTtgcagtttttaattaaaaatataaagatgTCTTTGTGAAGTATtgacaggggtttttttaaagttattaaaatCATTGAAAAAAGAATCCTATAAAGGGAAAGCATTTCCTTATGTAATAGTAATGTAAGACCTGTAATCCCCTCATGTCTTTTACAAACAGGCTGAATACAGAATAGAATCTACTTACATTTGTTTTGCAAGCACACCTGCAAAAAAGCTTATGCAAACAAGTATTTCCAATGTTGTTTATATACTCAGTATCATAACCTGGCTGAGTGAgttggaagaaaaggaaaattcttgTATATTATTGTTTTCTCCATTTATGCATAAGTTACTTTCTCTGGGCATCATATTTGAGACACAGTTCCTGACCTTTATAGAATCAGCCAGTGTTATTCCAGTAAAAAGATACATCATTGTTTACGTGTGTAAAATTAGCTGTATTTGTGTCTAGAGGATGATGACCTCACTGTACTAAACATTACCTGCGGTGATTCCTGTGAGCAGAGGTTTTCAAGGGTTTCAGTGGAGCATCAGGCattatgttttcatttccatttcctcctttctcttgcTCCTTTTTTATCTCATATCCTTCCTTTTAATTTCATGGTGAAATGTAGtcatttcagatttcttttataCCAGTCTGGTTAGCTGTACAATGTTTTTGGTGCACAGCATAATAATTGCATGCTTTAAAGCTTAGTTCAGATTTATAACCTCTGTTAATTGAGGCCAGTATAATAGTTTAATTCATGGAACTCCTCAGGCAATTAGGGCTGTTGGATTTGCTAGTTATTAAAAGATCTGAGAATAAGAGCTGGTCTCACCATGTGCAATACCAGGCTAAAGTTATGTTTTGTTTGGAGGAATGTAAGAGGTGATTCTTAACTTGGAAGAAATAGCTGAAGATTcaaaggataatttttttaaggggGAAGAAGTAGCTGTCGAGGTTTTTGCAGTATTTGCTATTATTTGCATGGAAGGGACAACAAACAGCATTTACAGTTTTCTGGTGCTCCTCTGTGCCTTTGCAGTGTGCTCAATTTAGAGTATCCTTGTGAAGCTTGATAAAAAATGCTGATAGTGCTGTGGCAACCATATGAAGATATTGGTTGTATTTTACATCCggtgaaaagcatttttctgagCATGAATTGGGATATTTATGCTTCATGCAGATAACACAATATAAATTGTGTTCTTCCTGATAATCCTGAGGTTATTCATACTTGCACGGACCTGGCACATGTTTTGTGTTAATTGCCTGTGACTAGTTTGCAGCGTGATGGTATTTGGATAGTTGTTTTTCTTGATGCAGACAATGTCTGGGTGGATAAAAACCATGTTATTTGAAATTTATAAAGCCTAAATACTGTTTCATGCagatgtgattttattttttttaatggtatcCTCTAGCCATTGAAAAGATTGGCTCAGTGTGTGTTTTGAATGTCTGACTAATCTGATTATTACATACACACACTTCTGAAAGTATTTTCACCACCAAGTAAAGCActagtgattttttaaaaaaatattttggctatGTGAAGAGTGATAGATGGTGGCAATAGCAAAAAAATGGATCTACTGAAAGACTTAAGGAGGCTAGATCTAGCTTTACACAAATAAATTTTAGTTTCAATTATAAATCAGGGTGGATTAGGTCCTTTTGAAAGATTAATTACTGTGTCAGTTTTTAACAAAAGTCAGTGACCTGGTGGTGATACTTCAGTCTGTCCCCTTGCTAAATGCCACACCATGAAACATGCACAGCCACAGTGCAGGTCCACAACTGGCTGAAGCAAATACCAGATTGTCCCTACTGACAAAGGCATCTCACTgctcttttcttgtttttgttgtgGGCAGTGGCACTTTAGCAATTTTGCTTTCTGGTCCAGTTATGTCTACTTTGGTTTTATGGCTGATTTGCAGCCGGATTAGCAAAAGGAGTTGACTTGTGGTAAAACTGGTGTAAGGATGATGGCAGGGTGATTTGGAGCGGGGATCACTCGAACCCACATTTTTACACTGTAAAGAGATTAAATCAATCTGACCATGAAACCTAGATTGTGTTGTTGCAGTAACGCAGCAATTCTAAATTGGTGTAGATTTCATCTAAGGGTCAAATCTGACCCTGCTGGTTCTAACATCTGGGGGTTATTGACCTGTGAAGTTTGGCTTTCAGCCAGTGCATTCCCACACCGAGTTTATTGCAGGGCATTGTGAGCGCTGGAGAGACAAGGAACAAGGGAGCAGGGGTGGGGCTGTTCTTCTTGTGACACTGTGGTGTTTTATCAGATTCAAGTGTAACCACGGGTGAAGACAGCTTCAAGTGTGTTTTGAAAACTGGGGGGGAGTTGACTTGTCATTTACAAAAGTTCCAGGGACCTAATGGGTGCCCAGACATGTTGCTGTTTGGTTCATGGTACTTGTGATTGCCTAATCTTAGTACTTGCCATGTCTATACCTTGGGCAGAGCATGCCCAGAAATGCAAGTACACGTTGCCTTGTGTCTCCTGTCAGGGTTGTGTTTGTCATGttgacagaaatatttcagcaaagGAGAGTGTACTTTGAGCTCTGGAGGGGCTTTTtgaaacagtttaaaattaCACCATCAGACGTTTACTTAGACTCTCAGAATGTGAATCTGTACCTTTCCAGATGCAGTCTGAACCCATCAGTTGTAAACTCCCAGAGGAGGTGGTGAATTTTGTACTAGTTTATCTAAGTGGGTTCTTGTTTCCTTGGTTCTGTTGTGGGAGGTGTTAACATGGCAGAggagcaaaatgaaaagcagagtgGTTTCTTCAACCCCCAGAGAACGGTTTGCTGGTGGTCCTCAGATATCACAGGTGACTGTGCAACATAAATCACATTCTGTAAAGATACATCTTTaagatttctgaatttttttatagTACACACTTCAGTTGCATTCTGCAGGTCAGCAAGGTCAACTCTTCACTATCAGTTATAGTTTTAGAATGAATTTATAGTTAATAGTAGCTTGTGGCTGCCTTCTGGAGGGTGGACTGAGGGATGATAGGAAAAGAATTGATCATGACATCATAATGAATCATCATGAAGCACACTGCTGCCAGTGGAACTTAAAAGTTGTGGCAAGGTATGAAGTCTACAGCAACAAATATTTATTGTTCTTGTATAACAAGCTAGGACTCAGATTGCTAAAAACACATCTTCTTTTATAAAAGTTATAAAAGTAATTTGTTCACTGATGTTTCAGCATGGCCACTTTCAAATTTTGCCTTTAATATTCAGATATGCAGGTTAGAGTTTTCCAGGGGGTGACTTGATTTTCAagtttgcatatttttcttatGATATTAATCACTCAAGGCCCACAGTTACTAAGAAGAGTATGGGTAGTATGGAGCATGCAGTTCTTAAACATGGATTTCACATGGAAacataaatttttcatttagctTTTTGGTTGTTCAGTTTGTATCTGTCATCTCTTGGCAGATTTCTTCACTGTCCATCCAAcaagtttttgttttgctcacTTACTGTAGGAAAGAAAATTGTCTGTTTAAAATTGAATGTGCTGTATTTTATTAGTATATTTAAAGCTTTCCTTTAATTTGGGTGTGAAAATAATATGGAATGCAAAAACATAAGTTTTTTGCATGTTAAAAGCTTTAGTCTTAAGATATTTTTGTGCAGACTTTGAGATTTATTTCTcgtttgaaaaaaattgtttgaaaagcaaagaaatataaAACCTTCTTTCTTTGAAACCCGTGTAAAAACTTTATACTTCACTAGAATTAATATTTACAAGGTGAGCTCCTAAGAGAATCTGTGCGTAAAACCAGGAGAATGCTTTTGGAGTATTTCCATTTGTGGGAGGAGAGAAGAACTAAATTTTGGAATTAATAAAGTAAAATGTCTAAAACTGTAAGCAGAAATAGGAAAGTTTAGAATTTATCCTAAATAATAATGATTAGAACAACAAAAAGTTCGTAAATCCAAAGCCAGAGTTCACAGAAAGGTGGGGAGAGAAACGTTTAAAATAAGCTCctttatttgttaaaaatacaaatattgtGCCTAAAATAATTTGATTGTGTTTGGTGAAAGGCAAAACGTCTGGATCCCTTATAGCTTGTAGTGACAAAACACCCtctaaggggtttttttttttcttacttttcatGGTTTTTGTTCAATGTACAGCAGTAAATACCTGTAcaatacagcttttaaaagccAATAACTTAGGTTTCTCTTTCCTTGGAGTTGATAGTAGCAGTATCAACTATTATTTTAGTGGTATGCAATCAATTCTGAAGCactaaaaattctaaaattctttaattctattatgtaattttctttttcagctcaGAAGATAAAATAACTGTTCATTTCATAAACCGTGATGGTGAGAAATTAACAGCCAAGGGAAAACCTGGGGATTCACTGCTGGATGTTGTTGTTGACAATAATCTAGACATAGATGGTTTTGGTAAGTAGATGCACTGAACATTTTATTGAGTATCTAGAAACTACGTTCCTCAttcatttagattggaaaagacccttaaggtcattgagtccaactgtaaATGAATATTTATACATAAAACCTAGCTGTACTTCATTTGgattttctccccttcttttcctccttcaggtGCATAGAATATTTTGgttcaagtttaaaaaaaatacttgggGTATATCCTAGATCTTGGCTTGAGTATTAAAGAGGGGAATGTGAACAGAGGGCTGTCAAAGTGGAGTCTGAAACATGCCACCTGCAGACCTCTTCTGAGCAGAAAGGTTCTGTTCTGGAGGCAACACAAAACTGGTGTATTCCTAACAGTGTCTGGTTACTTCTGTAGTGCCATGCTGTCTCAATTTATTGCCAGGCTTTTTGTAGCATTATATATGTGCTAGAGGAGTGCACAGTGAAAGTAGCAACCAAATCTGTGTCAGTTAGCAGGGAAGAGCAAGAAGTTTAATTCTTATTAAAGAACTGGGGTAAAGGAGACCTTGTGAAATTCTAACTTGGCACGAATTctgtttaaaatcaaaataggAGGAAATTACAACATCTCCCTATTTCTTCAAACTTTTGCACTTTCCATAGTTAGAACCATAggacggtttgggttggaagggaccttaaagattgtTCAGTTTCAAAtgcccctgcccatgggcaTCTTCCACTAGCCCTCATTGCTCAAACTGCTAGACCACGTTTCTCAAAGGTATTAGGTAATGGCAATTAAATACCTTGGGAAGGTATTTATGTGAACATGAGCTGAAAACTTAATAGAAATAATGCAGGAAGTGGTAGTACAATTTTCAGAACTGAATGCATAACATGAAGCAATTGGTGAGAGAAAAAAGCATCAGAGTATTGTAGCACAGTTTGAAATTTGATGTGTGTTCTAGTTAAGTGCAAATAAATTTTACTGCTAGTGATAAAATCTTTGATAATAATTAAAATCTTATACTTAATATCTGAGACAGCTCTTAGGTCTCTAGAGTTGGATATATCTGGGGAAGAAgaatttt
This Corvus moneduloides isolate bCorMon1 chromosome 2, bCorMon1.pri, whole genome shotgun sequence DNA region includes the following protein-coding sequences:
- the FDX1 gene encoding adrenodoxin, mitochondrial, whose protein sequence is MATPGPARLLRAAAAASSRRWLFSSTSPAAGPRPGSASAAAAGRTARPFSLSARAVLSSEDKITVHFINRDGEKLTAKGKPGDSLLDVVVDNNLDIDGFGACEGTLACSTCHLIFEDHIFEKLDAITDEEMDMLDLAYGLTETSRLGCQICLKKSMNDMTVRVPEAVADARQSVDMSKNS